Proteins found in one Diorhabda sublineata isolate icDioSubl1.1 chromosome 9, icDioSubl1.1, whole genome shotgun sequence genomic segment:
- the LOC130448995 gene encoding piggyBac transposable element-derived protein 4-like, with amino-acid sequence MDSWEKDQARLLKIVEEMNSGSSNSESESDADSAENNNSDSEDDESTTDEEYEAPEEPENDETWHTNTTSIRNFSFDADAAGILLDIEENVSPIQVFEKIWDDQVMEMIIKSTNDYGIKLCNQARPHTRHSRKANFKNTDMIEMRKFLGLCLLQSQLKFSSIKKLFSIDALHYHPAFPSQMSGRRFEQILRCFCVEEENSNDPLRKIKIFLDLLIQKFANAYAPNEALSLDESLLLFRGRLYFRTYMKGKKAKYGIKFYELCSAQGYVLNIEVYKGHRENDENMTTIESLVMRLMQSYLNKGHHLFMDNYYNSLPLSNKLLSKKTHVTGTLRVNRKGLPQEITRRKLRKG; translated from the coding sequence atggACAGTTGGGAAAAAGATCAGGCTAGGCTGCTGAAGATTGTTGAGGAAATGAATAGTGGATCAAGCAACAGTGAGTCTGAATCTGATGCTGACAGTGCTGAAAATAACAATTCGGATAGTGAAGATGATGAATCAACTACAGATGAGGAATATGAAGCACCAGAAGAACCAGAAAATGATGAGACATGGCATACCAATACAACATCTATAAGAAACTTTTCTTTTGATGCAGATGCCGCTGGGATTCTTTTGGATATAGAAGAAAATGTTTCTCCAATTcaggtttttgaaaaaatatgggatGACCAAGTAATGgaaatgattataaaatctACGAATGATTACGGCATAAAACTTTGCAATCAAGCACGGCCACATACAAGGCATAGTAGAAAggcaaatttcaaaaatactgaTATGATCGAAATGAGAAAGTTTTTAGGTTTGTGTTTGCTTCAGTCCCAGCTAAAATTCTCCAGCATTAAAAAACTCTTTTCCATTGATGCATTACATTACCACCCAGCATTTCCGTCACAAATGTCTGGAAGGAGGTTTGAGCAAATATTGAGGTGTTTTTGTGTTGAGGAAGAAAATTCAAACGACCctttgaggaaaataaaaatatttcttgatttgcTCATACAAAAGTTTGCGAATGCATATGCACCAAATGAAGCATTATCATTAGATGAATCGTTGTTATTATTTCGAGGACGGCTTTATTTTCGCACGTACATGAAAGGCAAAAAGGCAAAATACGGAATTAAATTCTATGAACTTTGTTCAGCCCAAGGTTACGTTTTGAATATAGAAGTATACAAAGGCCATCGAGAAAACGATGAAAACATGACAACTATTGAAAGTCTTGTGATGCGATTGATGCAGTCATACTTAAACAAAGGCCATCATTTGTTCATGGATAATTATTACAACAGTCTACCATTGTCTAACAAATTACTTAGCAAAAAGACACATGTGACAGGAACTCTTCGTGTAAATAGGAAGGGTCTGCCACAAGAAATAACACGTCGTAAGCTTAGAAAAGGATAA